GTTATGGCTGACGAAGAGGACGGTGCGGCCATGCTTGGCGACGTCCCCCATCTTGCCCAGGCATTTCTTTTGAAATTGGGCATCACCCACGGCCAGTACTTCGTCCACCAGGAGGATTTCCGTTTCAAGGTGTGCGGCAACAGCAAATGCCAGCCGAACATACATGCCGCTGGAGTACCGCTTCACCGGCGTATCAATGAATTTCTCGACTTCGGCAAAGGCCACGATCTCGTCAAACTTGCGGGCGATCTCGGCCTTTTTCATGCCCAAAATCGCGCCATTCAAATAGATGTTCTCGCGGCCGGTAAGCTCGGGATGAAAACCGGTGCCCACCTCCAGAAGTGAACCTACACGTCCGTAGATCTGGGCGCTGCCTTCGCTGGGCTCGGTGATTCGAGAGAGAATTTTGAGCAAGGTGCTCTTCCCTGCACCGTTGCGGCCGATGAGGCCGACCACGTCTCCGCGTTTGACTTCAAAGGAAACATCACGCAGGGCCCAGATGGATGGCTGATCGTGGGGCGACTTTGCTTTGCGATCGGCGGTAAAGGCGGCCTGCATTCGGCGAAAAGGCGCATACATCGCATCGGTTATGACGTCGCGAAGCGCCTTGTAGCGCTCGCGTTCGCCGATGCGATATTGCTTACCGATTCCTGCACACGATATTGCGACATCGCTCATGGTTCCTTTTAGCAACAGAGAATGCGAAGCGTTATACAGATTCCGTTACACCAGTTCCACTACACCAGGTCTGCAAAACTCCGCTCTACTCGTCGGAAATAAAACAGGCCGCTGAGCAGGACCACAACCACTACAACTCCGGAGACAAGAACCATCATGCCTGGAGGAGTAGTTCGGCCCAGTAATGCCCAACGGAAGCCTTCAACGACGCCGGTCATAGGATTCAAGCCATATAGAGGACGCCACCGTTCCGGTACCAGACTGCTGGAATAGGCAACCGGCGATGCGAAGAGCCAAAGCTGGGTGATGAAAGGCAACGTGTACCGCACATCACGATAACGAACATTCAATGCCGAGAGCCAAAGGCCGACGCCGAGCGCGGTGGCGACTGCAAACAGTACAAACAGCGGCAGAGTTAACACCGCCCATCCCGGGCGGACACCGTAGTACGCCATCATGACCAGCAGCACTCCGAAAGCGATGACAAAGTCCACCAGGCCAGCGAGGACGGCGGAGATTGGAATTACCAAACGGGGGAAGTAGACTTTGGTGATCAAGCGCTCGTTAGTGACCACACTATTGCTGGACTCAGTAAGCGCGTACGCGAAAAGCTGCCATGGCAAGAGCGCTGCGTAACAAAAGAGCGGATAAGGAATGCCGTCCGACGGTACTTTTGCCAAGCGGCCGAAGAAGATCGTGAACACTACCATGCCAAAGAACGGCTGGATAATGGCCCACGCGACCCCGAGCACCGTCTGCTTGTAGCGAACCTTAATGTCACGCCAAGTCAGGAAGAACAACAGTTCGCGGTAGTCCCACAGTTCGTGGAATGCGAGCGATTGCCAACCCTTTCCGGCGCGAATGGTGACAGTAGGAGGACCTGAAATGTGCAATCCCGGCAGGCGAAATGGTGGAGATGCGGCTTCAAGCGAGCGTACTTGCGTCGCGCTGTTCATGCCTGCGGTCACAATTACGGATATTCGGGGGTTTGGAAAACGAGTGTAGCACGCAACTTACGAAATGTTTCCAAATTGCTAATCACCGAGTTTATTTATTGGATTGCAGGTGAAAATTGGGAATTGAAGCGCGGCGGGGCGACTTTACTTCTGACGCTCAGGCGAGGGCGTGGCACTTGGGACTAACGGCTTGGCCATGCTGACCACATTGACCGCGCGATTGAAGGCAGAAGCTTCAGGGGCAGGTTCGATACCCGTGACCTGGTAACCAAAATGAGCGTAATACTTCAACAGCTCCTGACGGAACTCGCCGGTGGTGAGCGTCATTACCGTACAACCGTGTTCGCGACAGTAGTCTTCAGCGGCTTCGAGCAACACGCGACCGATACCTGAACGTTGGGAGGAGGGCTCAACGGCAAGCATGGCGAAATAGCCAATCTTGTCAGTGATGCGAACGTAAACTGCACCGACGATTCGGTTCCCCTCGCCAGCCACAAGGAAGAGTCCGCTTTGCATGAGGCGAATGACATCTGCGGCCGAGGTGCGCTCTCCTACACGGTAAGTACGTTCCACCCGAAAAGCAGCGTTGATGACTGCCGCAATATCGTCTGCGTGCTTGGGGTGAGCTCTCGAAATCTCTGGCATTCGTTGACTTCAGCATAAGTATGCCAGCAAATCAGAATCTTTTGACCACAAGACGAATCCCATGACGTAATCGGCGCAAGGGAAAGAACTGCGTCCGGTGAACGACAAGGTGCTATGAAGATCATTTCCGTCAATGTTGGGTTGCCACGGGAAGTCGCCTGGAGGGGCGAGATGGTCCGCACGGGAATCTTCAAGGAGCCGGTAGATGGTCCGGTGATGATCAGGGAGTTGAACCTGAATGGGGACCAGCAGGCTGACCTGAGAGTGCATGGCGGAGCGAAGAAAGCGGTGTACGCGTATCCTGCCGAGCACTATGACTACTGGCGGCGTGAGCTGCCGGAGGTGACGTTCTCGTGGGGGAATTTCGGGGAAAATCTGACCACCGAGGGACTAGTAGAAGATTCGCTTCACATCGGCGATCGTTTACGACTGGGCTCGGCCATCCTGCAGGTTAGCCAGCCACGCATGCCTTGCTACAAATTGCAGATCAGATTCGGGCGGGACGACATGATCAAGCGATTTCTTTTAAGCGGCCGAAGTGGATTTTATTTCTCCGTCATTGAGCCGGGAGAGGTCAGGGCGGGTTCGGAGATCAGCATCGTGAGTCGCGATGCCGAGCAACTTACGATCGCCGATACTAATCGTTTGTATTTTGAGCAAGCACGTGAGCGGAAAGCCGCCCAACAAAAACCCACTTCGTAGCGCTGCCCCGTGGCTAAAAGAACGCGGTCATATTCGGGGCAGTGGAAGCGGCTCCCGGAAACGTGGTTACCCCTAACGCTTGAAGGGTGGCTTTTAACGCGCTCTGATGCTGGAAGAAAGTGTCCGAGCGATATCCCTTGGGACCGTTTCCACTGACCGAAACGAAGGCGACATGCCCGCCCCCGTGATATGTGTCCGAGGTATAGGACTCGTCGAAGATGATGAACAAGATGCCGCTCTGCTGGAATGTGGCGTTTGCGACTAGAGGGGCGATGTTCTTTTTCAACCACGAATCGGCAGTCGCCAGGGAGCAGCTGTGCGCGTCGTTGCAGGCGTTGGGCACGATGAACGTATAGTTCGGCAGATGCCCGCTCGCAAGATCTGTCTTAAAGTTCGTGAACGGCACCAGGTTTAGCTTCTGAACGCTGCTCGTAACGACGTTGGAAAGATAAGCGAAGGGATTGTGACGTTTCAGGTAAGAACCGGTGTTTCCGCCTGTGTAACCGGTGTAAGGCAAGCCTTCAGCATAAGATTTCCAGGTTTTCCCAGCAGTGAGCAGGTGAGCAACAACGTTGTCCCCCGAAACAGTACCGCTGAAGGAATCGTTATTGGTGACTATCTTGCCGGTGGTGAGCATGAAGTAATTGCCAATGGACGGATGAGTATTGCCGTAATACTGCGTGGCCAAGCCATACTGCGAAGCCAGGCTGTTCAGGTAAGGCATGGACGAGTTGCCGATCACGCTGGAATAGCTATGGTTTTCTTCCATGACGATGAAAACATGATTGAAAAGCAGGGTGGTACCAGTGGAAGCAGGTGCGACGCCTGCTTGGCCCCCTGATGAGGCACTCCCTCGAGGACCGAGAGCGTTCGATAGGGTCTTACTACTTCCACCACAACCTGGCGCTGCGACCACTGCGAGAACCAATAAAATACCGGCAAGCGGCTGGAGGTGCGAATTCACGACGGACTCCTGACGGTGCTGGACTTTACGTAAGCCTAGAAGAGCATCTTCTCTGACTCAATTCGGAAAGACACCTAGTCGAGGAATGCTGTATGCACCGCCGCAGGTAATTGATCAATAGCAATTTAGTCTTAAGTGATTAAGAACCTTACACTAGAGGATACCATAACCAGCGGCGCGGAGGAGAGGCTTGGTTAGATCGTTAGTCCACACTGTTAGTCCACGTCGTTCAGTCTCCCATACCCGATCCGCGGACCTGCTCGGCTACCAGTCGGAGAACATACTTACTGCTGGTGGCAGGAAGCTGCGCAACGTAGTCAATGAACTCGCGGACCACTCTGGCACCGTCGTTATAGCCTTGTTCCATTGCCGGGCGGGCGATGGCACCGTCAAAATCAAGC
The nucleotide sequence above comes from Terriglobales bacterium. Encoded proteins:
- a CDS encoding ABC transporter ATP-binding protein — protein: MSDVAISCAGIGKQYRIGERERYKALRDVITDAMYAPFRRMQAAFTADRKAKSPHDQPSIWALRDVSFEVKRGDVVGLIGRNGAGKSTLLKILSRITEPSEGSAQIYGRVGSLLEVGTGFHPELTGRENIYLNGAILGMKKAEIARKFDEIVAFAEVEKFIDTPVKRYSSGMYVRLAFAVAAHLETEILLVDEVLAVGDAQFQKKCLGKMGDVAKHGRTVLFVSHNLLMVQRLCPTAIVLHDGHITFQGGSGQCVRRYSESGEENTRAAAANSSDGALAIHRVRIFDSAGIAAEAWKYGRPITVEVDVAVRQPCPKLAVDITFYSTNGLRLFGLQSDRWHAAGSFEPGHHTISFRIENPGISVPEMYIDVGLRTAAAGYDVLLPHAAYLFVKSEQLPAYASPIDLITPLAGLEWSTTSSQSH
- a CDS encoding ABC transporter permease; protein product: MNSATQVRSLEAASPPFRLPGLHISGPPTVTIRAGKGWQSLAFHELWDYRELLFFLTWRDIKVRYKQTVLGVAWAIIQPFFGMVVFTIFFGRLAKVPSDGIPYPLFCYAALLPWQLFAYALTESSNSVVTNERLITKVYFPRLVIPISAVLAGLVDFVIAFGVLLVMMAYYGVRPGWAVLTLPLFVLFAVATALGVGLWLSALNVRYRDVRYTLPFITQLWLFASPVAYSSSLVPERWRPLYGLNPMTGVVEGFRWALLGRTTPPGMMVLVSGVVVVVVLLSGLFYFRRVERSFADLV
- a CDS encoding GNAT family N-acetyltransferase — its product is MPEISRAHPKHADDIAAVINAAFRVERTYRVGERTSAADVIRLMQSGLFLVAGEGNRIVGAVYVRITDKIGYFAMLAVEPSSQRSGIGRVLLEAAEDYCREHGCTVMTLTTGEFRQELLKYYAHFGYQVTGIEPAPEASAFNRAVNVVSMAKPLVPSATPSPERQK
- a CDS encoding MOSC domain-containing protein; amino-acid sequence: MKIISVNVGLPREVAWRGEMVRTGIFKEPVDGPVMIRELNLNGDQQADLRVHGGAKKAVYAYPAEHYDYWRRELPEVTFSWGNFGENLTTEGLVEDSLHIGDRLRLGSAILQVSQPRMPCYKLQIRFGRDDMIKRFLLSGRSGFYFSVIEPGEVRAGSEISIVSRDAEQLTIADTNRLYFEQARERKAAQQKPTS
- a CDS encoding alkaline phosphatase family protein — translated: MNSHLQPLAGILLVLAVVAAPGCGGSSKTLSNALGPRGSASSGGQAGVAPASTGTTLLFNHVFIVMEENHSYSSVIGNSSMPYLNSLASQYGLATQYYGNTHPSIGNYFMLTTGKIVTNNDSFSGTVSGDNVVAHLLTAGKTWKSYAEGLPYTGYTGGNTGSYLKRHNPFAYLSNVVTSSVQKLNLVPFTNFKTDLASGHLPNYTFIVPNACNDAHSCSLATADSWLKKNIAPLVANATFQQSGILFIIFDESYTSDTYHGGGHVAFVSVSGNGPKGYRSDTFFQHQSALKATLQALGVTTFPGAASTAPNMTAFF